The following are from one region of the Actinoplanes sp. L3-i22 genome:
- a CDS encoding Gfo/Idh/MocA family protein gives MTESVSVAVVGAGSRGGMYARVAAASGRARVVAVAEPDDERRERFAAEFGLDPSQVHRDWTGLVDGPRAADAVIVATQDRLHVEPAVALLGHGYDVLLEKPMAPTLAEAARIAAAAVASGRIFGVCHVLRYTPYTAMIRELIRDGALGDVINVQHLEPVGWWHQAHAFVRGNWRSEAGSGPMLLTKSCHDVDWIMHLVGDAVARVSSFGGLAHFRPEKQPAGAADRCLDCGVEAGCPYSAKRLYLGCLGDPSRERWPLGPVTSDATEDGVLRALRDGPYGRCVYRCDNDVVDHQVVNFEFVGGATATLTMTAFSPSDGYRRTRIFGSHGSLDGDGRSMTVTDFRDGSERVIVVPAGDGGTAAGGHGGGDAGLVEAFLSAVISRDESYLGSGAAASLDSHRVVWAAEEARHGGVVVTL, from the coding sequence ATGACAGAATCGGTCAGCGTCGCGGTAGTGGGCGCCGGCAGCCGGGGCGGGATGTACGCCCGGGTGGCGGCGGCGAGCGGGCGGGCCCGGGTGGTCGCCGTCGCGGAACCCGACGACGAGCGGCGGGAACGGTTCGCGGCCGAGTTCGGCCTGGACCCGTCACAGGTCCACCGGGACTGGACGGGGCTCGTCGACGGGCCGCGGGCCGCCGACGCGGTGATCGTCGCGACCCAGGACCGGCTGCACGTGGAGCCGGCGGTGGCGCTGCTCGGGCACGGGTATGACGTGCTGCTGGAGAAGCCGATGGCGCCCACGCTCGCGGAGGCCGCACGGATCGCGGCGGCGGCGGTGGCCAGCGGGCGGATCTTCGGGGTGTGCCATGTGCTGCGGTACACCCCGTACACCGCGATGATCCGCGAGCTGATCCGGGACGGGGCGCTCGGTGACGTGATCAACGTGCAGCACCTGGAACCGGTCGGGTGGTGGCATCAGGCGCACGCGTTCGTCCGCGGGAACTGGCGCTCCGAGGCCGGCTCCGGGCCGATGCTGCTCACCAAGAGCTGTCACGACGTGGACTGGATCATGCACCTGGTCGGGGACGCGGTGGCCCGGGTGTCGTCGTTCGGCGGGCTCGCCCACTTCCGCCCGGAGAAGCAGCCGGCCGGGGCCGCGGACCGGTGCCTGGACTGCGGCGTGGAGGCGGGGTGCCCGTACTCGGCGAAGCGCCTCTACCTCGGCTGCCTCGGGGACCCGAGCCGCGAACGGTGGCCGCTCGGGCCGGTGACCTCGGACGCTACCGAGGACGGGGTGCTGCGGGCGCTGCGGGACGGGCCGTACGGGCGGTGCGTCTACCGGTGCGACAACGACGTGGTGGATCACCAGGTGGTGAACTTCGAGTTCGTGGGCGGTGCGACGGCGACGCTGACGATGACCGCGTTCTCGCCGTCGGACGGGTACCGGCGGACCCGGATCTTCGGCAGTCACGGGAGTCTGGACGGGGACGGGCGGTCGATGACAGTGACCGACTTCCGGGACGGGAGTGAGCGGGTGATCGTGGTGCCGGCGGGGGACGGCGGGACCGCGGCCGGGGGGCACGGGGGTGGGGACGCCGGGCTGGTGGAGGCGTTTCTGTCGGCGGTGATCAGCCGGGATGAGTCGTATCTGGGGTCTGGGGCGGCGGCGAGTCTCGACAGTCATCGGGTGGTGTGGGCGGCTGAGGAGGCTCGGCACGGCGGGGTTGTGGTCACGTTGTGA
- a CDS encoding DNA recombination protein RmuC — MTYSTLGVILVCLAVGAALGWLAARARAAADVARLEATVAAARDGEQRLEQSMRALSYESTAQSQEAVARAVAPLQDTLRRYEQRVADLERDRVDAYAELREQVRAMGAVSTELRGETRQLVSALRTPQVRGRWGEHQLRRIVEAAGLLEHCDFSEQVSGETDHQVVRPDLVVRLHGGRTVVVDAKAPLEGYLSAMEARDERDRDLYLDQHARHLRAHVDALSAKEYWTAFASSPDFVVLFVPADPFLDAALQRDPVLMEYAFRRNVVLTTPATLVAMLRTVAFSWRQETLTGNAVAVHTLARELYGRLATMGEHVSRLGVSLNGAVSAYNKAVGSLESRVLVSARKLAEMGVSDEELAQPPQIEIAPRQPQAPELS; from the coding sequence GTGACGTACTCGACGCTCGGTGTGATCCTGGTCTGTCTGGCAGTCGGCGCCGCCCTGGGCTGGCTGGCCGCCCGGGCCCGGGCCGCGGCCGACGTCGCCCGGCTGGAGGCGACGGTGGCCGCGGCCCGCGACGGTGAGCAGCGGCTGGAGCAGTCGATGCGGGCGCTGTCCTACGAGTCGACCGCGCAGTCGCAGGAGGCGGTGGCCCGCGCCGTCGCGCCGCTGCAGGACACCCTGCGCCGCTACGAGCAGCGGGTCGCCGACCTGGAGCGGGACCGCGTCGACGCGTACGCGGAGCTGCGCGAACAGGTCCGGGCGATGGGCGCGGTCTCCACCGAGCTGCGCGGCGAGACCCGGCAGCTGGTGTCGGCGCTGCGCACGCCGCAGGTGCGCGGCCGCTGGGGCGAGCACCAGCTGCGCCGGATCGTCGAGGCGGCCGGCCTGCTGGAGCACTGTGACTTCAGCGAGCAGGTGTCCGGTGAGACCGATCATCAGGTGGTCCGGCCCGACCTGGTGGTCCGGCTGCACGGCGGCCGCACCGTGGTGGTCGACGCGAAGGCCCCGCTGGAGGGCTATCTGTCCGCCATGGAGGCCCGGGACGAACGTGACCGGGATCTCTACCTCGATCAGCACGCCCGGCACCTGCGCGCGCACGTGGACGCCCTGTCCGCGAAGGAGTATTGGACGGCCTTCGCCTCGTCACCGGATTTCGTGGTCCTGTTCGTGCCGGCCGACCCGTTCCTGGACGCGGCGCTGCAGCGCGACCCGGTCCTGATGGAGTACGCGTTCCGCCGCAACGTGGTGCTGACCACCCCGGCCACGCTGGTCGCGATGCTGCGCACGGTCGCGTTCTCCTGGCGGCAGGAGACGCTGACCGGCAACGCGGTCGCCGTGCACACCCTGGCGCGGGAGCTCTACGGCCGGCTGGCGACGATGGGCGAGCACGTGAGCCGGCTCGGCGTGTCGCTGAACGGGGCGGTCAGCGCGTACAACAAGGCGGTCGGCTCTTTGGAATCTCGGGTTTTGGTCAGCGCACGGAAGCTCGCCGAGATGGGCGTCTCCGACGAGGAACTGGCGCAGCCACCTCAGATCGAGATCGCCCCACGCCAGCCCCAGGCCCCGGAGCTCAGCTAG
- a CDS encoding 4-hydroxy-3-methylbut-2-enyl diphosphate reductase, which translates to MDLYHPNARAVALIAGGRRPGAGTYHCRVTEPRKRVLLAKPRGYCAGVDRAVQTVEEALKLYGAPVYVRKQIVHNKHVVSTLEASGAIFVEENYEVPEGATVVFSAHGVAPEVHDQARERNLKAIDATCPLVTKVHHEAKRFAAEDYDILLIGHEGHEEVIGTAGEAPAHIQLVDGPDDVANVVIRDPAKVVWLSQTTLSVDETMETVARLKTRLPLLQSPPSDDICYATSNRQHVIKEIAPECDVVIVVGSTNSSNSVRLVEVALGAGARAGHLVDYASEIQDEWLTGATTVGVSSGASVPEDLVMEVLAHLADRGFGEVTEFTTAEERLTFSLPQELRRDMKAAAAARAAS; encoded by the coding sequence ATGGATCTCTACCACCCGAACGCAAGGGCTGTGGCACTGATCGCAGGAGGGCGGCGGCCGGGAGCGGGCACGTACCATTGCCGGGTGACTGAACCTCGTAAGCGGGTGTTGCTCGCCAAGCCGCGTGGCTACTGCGCCGGTGTCGACCGCGCCGTGCAGACCGTCGAGGAGGCGCTGAAGCTCTACGGCGCCCCGGTCTACGTGCGCAAGCAGATCGTGCACAACAAGCACGTGGTCAGCACGCTGGAGGCCAGCGGCGCGATCTTCGTCGAGGAGAACTACGAGGTGCCCGAGGGCGCCACCGTGGTCTTCTCCGCGCACGGCGTCGCCCCCGAGGTGCACGACCAGGCCCGCGAGCGCAACCTCAAGGCGATCGACGCGACCTGCCCGCTGGTGACCAAGGTCCACCACGAGGCGAAGCGGTTCGCCGCCGAGGACTACGACATCCTGCTGATCGGGCACGAGGGGCACGAGGAGGTCATCGGCACCGCCGGTGAGGCTCCCGCGCACATCCAGCTGGTCGACGGTCCGGACGACGTGGCCAACGTGGTGATCCGGGACCCGGCCAAGGTCGTCTGGCTGTCGCAGACCACGCTCTCGGTCGACGAGACGATGGAGACCGTGGCCCGGCTCAAGACCCGGCTGCCGCTGCTGCAGTCGCCGCCCAGCGACGACATCTGCTACGCCACGTCGAACCGGCAGCACGTGATCAAGGAGATCGCGCCGGAGTGCGACGTGGTGATCGTGGTCGGCTCGACCAACTCGTCGAACTCGGTGCGGCTGGTCGAGGTCGCGCTCGGCGCCGGCGCCCGGGCCGGGCACCTGGTCGACTACGCGAGCGAGATCCAGGACGAGTGGCTGACCGGCGCGACCACGGTCGGTGTCTCGTCCGGCGCGAGCGTGCCGGAAGACCTGGTCATGGAGGTGCTCGCGCACCTGGCCGACCGCGGCTTCGGCGAGGTCACCGAGTTCACCACCGCCGAGGAGCGGCTGACTTTCAGCCTCCCGCAGGAGCTCCGCCGCGACATGAAAGCCGCCGCCGCGGCCCGCGCGGCTAGCTGA
- the xseA gene encoding exodeoxyribonuclease VII large subunit, with protein sequence MTEAQAASASPTGSAPAKSTADDPWPVRVVSQKIGAWISKLGWVWVDGQVAQINRRSGSRGLVFMTVRDPAANLSLTVTTHEEVLEAGAPELAEGDRVTLHAKPEFFPMRGTMSLRADEIRQVGIGELLLRLERLKKLLEAEGLFDRRRKRPLPFLPTRIGLITGQNTAAERDVLSNVRRRWPGAEFRVAHVAVQGPSAVPQILGALKVLDEDPAVDVIVIARGGGSVEDLLPFSDEALCRAVFAARTPVISAIGHDPDTPLLDYVADFRASTPTDAAKRVVPDLADEIDRNSEARYRLDRAILTKIDRERQRIDAWRSRPVLARPETLVEQRAAEVTALRDRAGRSLEHRVRRADDEMRHTLARLRALSPLATLQRGYAIVQRADGHVLRAAGEVGTGDPLRVRLAEGTVTAVVTPEEDVVTPEEVVTPEKVVTPEKEA encoded by the coding sequence GTGACTGAAGCCCAGGCTGCCAGCGCTTCCCCGACCGGGTCGGCGCCGGCCAAGAGCACCGCCGACGATCCGTGGCCGGTGCGCGTGGTCAGCCAGAAGATCGGCGCCTGGATCAGCAAGCTCGGCTGGGTCTGGGTGGACGGGCAGGTCGCCCAGATCAACCGGCGCTCCGGCTCCCGCGGCCTGGTCTTCATGACCGTGCGTGACCCCGCCGCGAATCTGAGCCTCACCGTCACCACGCACGAGGAGGTGCTCGAGGCGGGCGCCCCCGAGCTGGCCGAGGGCGACCGGGTGACGCTGCACGCCAAGCCGGAGTTCTTCCCGATGCGCGGCACGATGAGCCTGCGCGCCGACGAGATCCGCCAGGTCGGCATCGGTGAGCTGCTGCTCCGGCTGGAGCGGCTGAAGAAGCTGCTCGAGGCCGAGGGCCTGTTCGACCGCCGCCGCAAGCGCCCGCTGCCGTTCCTGCCCACCCGGATCGGCCTGATCACCGGGCAGAACACCGCCGCCGAGCGGGACGTGCTGTCGAATGTCCGGCGCCGCTGGCCGGGCGCCGAGTTCCGGGTCGCGCACGTCGCCGTGCAGGGGCCGAGCGCGGTGCCGCAGATCCTCGGCGCGCTCAAGGTCCTCGACGAGGACCCGGCCGTCGACGTGATCGTGATCGCCCGTGGCGGCGGCAGCGTGGAGGACCTGCTGCCGTTCTCCGACGAGGCGCTGTGCCGGGCGGTGTTCGCCGCGCGCACCCCGGTGATCAGCGCGATCGGCCACGACCCGGACACCCCGCTGCTGGACTACGTGGCCGACTTCCGCGCCTCCACCCCGACCGACGCGGCCAAGCGGGTCGTCCCCGACCTGGCCGACGAGATCGACCGGAACTCCGAGGCCCGCTATCGGCTGGACCGGGCGATCCTGACCAAGATCGACCGGGAGCGGCAGCGGATCGACGCGTGGCGGTCCCGGCCGGTGCTGGCCCGGCCGGAGACGCTGGTCGAGCAGCGGGCCGCCGAGGTGACCGCGCTGCGCGACCGGGCCGGCCGCAGCCTGGAGCACCGGGTCCGCCGCGCCGACGACGAGATGCGGCACACCCTGGCCCGGCTGCGGGCGCTGTCCCCGCTGGCCACCCTGCAGCGGGGGTACGCGATCGTCCAGCGCGCCGACGGGCACGTGCTGCGGGCGGCCGGCGAGGTCGGCACCGGCGATCCGCTGCGGGTGCGGCTGGCCGAGGGCACGGTCACCGCCGTGGTCACCCCGGAAGAAGACGTGGTCACCCCCGAAGAAGTGGTCACCCCGGAAAAAGTGGTCACCCCGGAAAAAGAAGCGTGA
- a CDS encoding exodeoxyribonuclease VII small subunit, with translation MSDESLSYEQARTELAEVVGRLEQGGGSLEESLALWERGEKLADICQKWLDNARERIDTARAARATE, from the coding sequence ATGAGCGACGAGAGTCTGAGCTACGAGCAGGCGCGGACCGAGCTGGCCGAGGTGGTCGGCCGGCTCGAACAGGGCGGCGGCAGCCTGGAGGAGTCCCTGGCGCTGTGGGAGCGCGGCGAGAAGCTCGCCGACATCTGCCAGAAGTGGCTCGACAACGCCCGCGAACGCATCGACACCGCCCGAGCCGCCCGCGCCACCGAGTAA
- a CDS encoding DUF4245 domain-containing protein: protein MLDALAVPVATGVPVESDAPVQDSPRLSKREGRSPRDMALSLVVLMVPIVLLLAFYRVVLSGDEPLTVDPASSIDLASREFTVLAPTGLGPDWRVTTATFKRESGGATLRIGYVDPDDKPVQLVESTIPADTLVPAEVGKDGKRTGIYRTDARSWLVYSGRPKETALIYTEAKRTVLIIGQTSRPNLENLANSLK, encoded by the coding sequence GTGTTGGACGCGCTGGCCGTTCCGGTCGCCACGGGGGTGCCGGTCGAGTCGGACGCGCCCGTTCAGGACTCGCCGCGGCTGAGCAAGCGCGAGGGCCGGTCGCCGCGGGACATGGCGCTGTCGCTGGTGGTCCTGATGGTGCCGATCGTGCTGCTGCTGGCCTTCTACCGGGTGGTGCTCAGCGGCGACGAGCCGCTGACCGTCGACCCGGCCTCGTCGATCGACCTGGCGTCCCGGGAATTCACCGTGCTCGCCCCGACCGGCCTCGGCCCGGACTGGCGGGTCACCACGGCCACCTTCAAGCGGGAGAGCGGCGGCGCGACCCTCCGGATCGGCTACGTCGACCCGGACGACAAGCCGGTCCAGCTGGTGGAGAGCACGATCCCGGCGGACACCCTGGTCCCCGCCGAGGTGGGCAAGGACGGCAAGCGCACCGGGATCTACCGGACCGACGCCCGGAGCTGGCTGGTCTACAGCGGCCGTCCGAAGGAGACCGCGCTGATCTACACCGAGGCCAAGCGCACGGTCCTGATCATCGGCCAGACCAGCCGGCCGAACCTGGAGAACCTCGCCAACTCCCTGAAGTAG
- the glpX gene encoding class II fructose-bisphosphatase: protein MPARIPQDLDRNIALDLVRVTEAAAMAAGRWVGRGDKNGGDGAAVDAMRKLINSIQMQGVVVIGEGEKDEAPMLYNGERVGDGTGPEVDVAVDPVDGTTLMSKGMPGAVAVLAVAERGAMFDPSAVFYMDKIAVGPDCADVIDINAGRTENLRRIAKAKRSSISDVTVCILDRPRHAALVEEVRQAGANIKFISDGDIAGAISAARAESDVDVLMGIGGTPEGITAACAIKCLGGMIQAKLWPLDDSERRKAIDGGHDLDRVLTTDDLVTGDNCFFVATGVTSGDLLKGVRYRAGGAHTQSIVMRSKSGTIRVIDSYHRLEKLALYSAVDFDGHLPTVPIGEEPII from the coding sequence ATGCCTGCACGGATTCCCCAGGATCTCGACCGTAACATCGCCCTCGACCTGGTCCGGGTGACCGAGGCCGCCGCCATGGCCGCCGGTCGATGGGTCGGGCGCGGCGACAAGAACGGCGGTGACGGCGCGGCCGTCGACGCCATGCGCAAGCTGATCAACTCGATCCAGATGCAGGGCGTCGTCGTCATCGGCGAGGGGGAGAAGGACGAGGCCCCGATGCTCTACAACGGCGAGCGGGTCGGCGACGGCACCGGGCCGGAGGTGGACGTCGCGGTCGACCCGGTCGACGGCACCACCCTGATGAGCAAGGGCATGCCGGGCGCCGTGGCGGTGCTCGCGGTCGCCGAGCGCGGCGCGATGTTCGACCCCAGCGCGGTCTTCTACATGGACAAGATCGCGGTCGGCCCGGACTGCGCCGACGTGATCGACATCAACGCCGGCCGGACCGAGAACCTGCGCCGCATCGCGAAGGCCAAGCGGTCGAGCATCTCCGACGTGACCGTCTGCATCCTGGACCGGCCGCGGCACGCGGCGCTGGTCGAGGAGGTCCGGCAGGCCGGGGCGAACATCAAGTTCATCTCGGACGGGGACATCGCCGGCGCGATCTCGGCGGCCCGCGCGGAGTCCGACGTGGACGTGCTGATGGGGATCGGCGGCACACCGGAGGGCATCACGGCGGCCTGCGCGATCAAGTGCCTGGGCGGCATGATCCAGGCGAAGCTGTGGCCGCTCGACGACTCGGAGCGGCGCAAGGCGATCGACGGCGGTCACGACCTGGACCGGGTGCTCACCACCGACGACCTGGTCACCGGCGACAACTGCTTCTTCGTGGCGACCGGGGTGACCTCGGGCGACCTGCTCAAGGGGGTGCGCTACCGGGCCGGTGGCGCGCACACCCAGTCGATCGTGATGCGGTCGAAGAGCGGGACGATCCGGGTGATCGACTCCTACCACCGGCTGGAGAAGCTGGCGCTCTACTCCGCGGTCGACTTCGACGGCCACCTGCCGACCGTCCCGATCGGCGAGGAGCCGATCATCTGA
- a CDS encoding rhomboid family intramembrane serine protease, whose product MSYGLPDTRNDEAVRFGTESFYASMGRAFVTMCAVIPLLFLIEALDVALGPGTLDMAGGIIPRRLDGLDGVLFSPFLHAGWDHLYGNAVPLILVGTFALAGGARRFIWSTLTIMLVSGLGVWFVGDPGTVVVGASGVIFGYLGLLFARGFVERSWWNLGVAAFIGLLYWYQIYNILPTDRAVSWQGHALGLLGGLISAFLFRRR is encoded by the coding sequence ATGAGTTACGGGCTCCCCGACACGCGTAACGACGAGGCCGTCCGATTCGGCACCGAGAGCTTCTACGCGTCCATGGGGCGCGCGTTCGTCACCATGTGCGCGGTGATCCCGCTGCTGTTCCTGATCGAGGCGCTGGACGTGGCGCTCGGCCCCGGCACCCTCGACATGGCCGGCGGCATCATCCCGCGCCGGCTGGACGGTCTGGACGGGGTGCTGTTCAGCCCGTTCCTGCACGCCGGGTGGGACCACCTCTACGGCAACGCCGTGCCGCTCATCCTGGTCGGCACGTTCGCCCTGGCCGGCGGCGCGCGCCGGTTCATCTGGTCGACGCTGACGATCATGCTGGTCAGCGGCCTCGGCGTGTGGTTCGTCGGGGACCCGGGCACGGTCGTGGTCGGCGCCAGCGGCGTGATCTTCGGCTATCTCGGGCTGCTCTTCGCCCGCGGCTTCGTCGAGCGCAGCTGGTGGAACCTGGGCGTCGCCGCGTTCATCGGCCTGCTCTACTGGTACCAGATCTACAACATCCTGCCGACCGACCGCGCGGTCTCCTGGCAGGGCCACGCGCTCGGCCTGCTCGGCGGCCTGATCTCCGCGTTCCTGTTCCGCCGCCGCTGA
- a CDS encoding serine protease: MVRNVALLVLAAAVAVVLAAGDSPARAGVGGPPILEVVGGNVAKTGEFPWTVRLSMGCGGTLTAPRVVLTAGHCVGPTGPNTKILVTAGVADLKARNAVTAHSVEVIRAPGFTTETRGNDWAVVKLDKPLGLPTLDLVPDASSDQGEVTVMGWGLTKEGSLRQEQRLHYATVPTIGDDACAKAYLAAKVTLVKEDSICAGRHGVDTCQGDSGGPMVRRGPDGRWAQVGIVSWGLGCARDAYPGVYTQISKFRTAILAATRKVS; encoded by the coding sequence ATGGTCCGAAATGTCGCCTTGCTTGTCCTGGCGGCCGCCGTGGCGGTCGTCCTCGCCGCCGGTGACAGCCCGGCCCGCGCGGGCGTCGGCGGACCACCGATCCTCGAAGTGGTCGGCGGCAACGTGGCCAAGACCGGCGAGTTCCCCTGGACGGTCCGGCTCTCGATGGGCTGCGGCGGCACCCTCACCGCGCCCCGGGTGGTGCTCACCGCCGGCCACTGCGTCGGCCCGACCGGCCCGAACACGAAGATCCTGGTGACCGCCGGGGTCGCCGACCTGAAAGCCCGCAACGCGGTCACCGCGCACTCCGTCGAGGTGATCCGCGCGCCCGGCTTCACCACCGAGACCCGCGGCAACGACTGGGCGGTGGTCAAGCTCGACAAGCCGCTCGGCCTACCCACCCTCGACCTGGTCCCGGACGCGAGCAGCGACCAGGGCGAGGTCACCGTGATGGGGTGGGGGCTGACCAAGGAGGGCTCGCTGCGCCAGGAGCAGCGGCTGCACTACGCGACCGTGCCGACCATCGGCGACGACGCGTGCGCCAAGGCGTACCTGGCCGCGAAGGTGACCCTGGTCAAAGAGGACTCGATCTGCGCCGGGCGGCACGGGGTGGACACCTGCCAGGGCGACTCCGGCGGGCCGATGGTCCGGCGCGGGCCGGACGGGCGGTGGGCCCAGGTCGGCATCGTGAGCTGGGGGCTGGGCTGCGCCCGGGACGCCTATCCGGGGGTTTACACCCAGATCTCCAAGTTTCGTACGGCGATCCTCGCCGCCACCCGCAAAGTCTCCTGA
- a CDS encoding lytic transglycosylase domain-containing protein — protein sequence MNRLWSRLGVRTASVGLLVVGLSGGVYLGKDRDVQQQSDASQLVMQANAEEVSLLKERQADHAAARAYRRSAEDAAAAKAAVEAKAAASKAHTLEKKAIAAAAAEKQAAAEKKAAESGGAVPYTGDIPSSCSEFSGSRGVGCALMLDAGFKIDQFPCLDKLWKRESGWNYKATNTGSGAYGIPQALPGSKMASIASDWKTNPATQIKWGLGYIEGRYDTPCGAWNHSESVGWY from the coding sequence GTGAATCGGCTCTGGAGCCGGCTCGGAGTGCGCACGGCATCTGTCGGTCTGCTGGTAGTGGGCCTCAGCGGTGGTGTGTACCTGGGCAAGGACCGGGACGTCCAGCAGCAGAGCGACGCTTCCCAGCTCGTCATGCAGGCGAACGCGGAAGAGGTCTCGCTGCTCAAGGAGCGCCAGGCCGACCACGCCGCGGCCCGGGCGTACCGGCGTTCCGCGGAGGACGCCGCCGCCGCGAAGGCCGCCGTCGAGGCCAAGGCCGCCGCGTCCAAGGCGCACACGCTGGAGAAGAAGGCGATCGCCGCGGCGGCCGCCGAGAAGCAGGCCGCGGCCGAGAAGAAGGCCGCCGAGTCCGGCGGGGCGGTGCCGTACACCGGCGACATCCCGTCCTCGTGCAGCGAGTTCTCCGGCAGCCGGGGCGTCGGCTGCGCGCTGATGCTGGACGCCGGCTTCAAGATCGACCAGTTCCCCTGCCTCGACAAGCTGTGGAAGCGCGAGAGCGGCTGGAACTACAAGGCCACCAACACCGGTTCCGGGGCGTACGGGATTCCGCAGGCGCTGCCGGGCAGCAAGATGGCCTCGATCGCCAGCGACTGGAAGACCAACCCGGCCACCCAGATCAAGTGGGGTCTCGGCTACATCGAGGGTCGTTACGACACTCCGTGCGGCGCGTGGAACCACTCGGAGAGCGTCGGCTGGTACTGA
- a CDS encoding PhoH family protein, whose translation MTSRRTDAGVASSSDPADKVTRTRATTSRRKVRDRHADAEPAPAGKVFVLDTSVLLSDPAAFRRFTDHEVIVPLVVISELEDKRHHPELGWFARQSLRMLDELRIKHGRLDRPVLCNDEGGTLRVELNHADQSVLPQGFRNDSNDTRILSVALGLLAEGRDVTLVSKDMPLRVKAASVGLTADEYRHGQASDPTWTGMSDLELGEEQVNALYSGDELAVDEADTLPCHTGLVIHSPRGSALGRVTPEKTVKLVRGDRDAFGLRGRSAEQRIALDILLDEQIGIVSLGGKAGTGKSALALCAGLEATMERNRHKKVIVFRPLYAVGGQELGYLPGSESEKMSPWAQAVFDTLGAVVHANVVDEVMARGLLEVLPLTHIRGRSLHDAFVIVDEAQSLERNVLLTVLSRIGQNSRVILTHDVAQRDNLRVGRHDGVTAVIEALKGHPIFAHVTLTRSERSPIAEVVTDLLEDIPL comes from the coding sequence GTGACATCTCGCCGTACCGATGCCGGTGTCGCTTCTTCTTCCGACCCGGCCGACAAGGTCACCAGGACTCGTGCCACGACGTCCCGCCGCAAGGTGCGGGACCGGCACGCCGACGCCGAGCCGGCCCCCGCCGGCAAGGTCTTCGTCCTGGACACCTCGGTCCTGCTGTCCGACCCGGCGGCGTTCCGCCGGTTCACCGACCACGAGGTGATCGTGCCCCTCGTGGTCATCTCCGAACTGGAGGACAAGCGTCACCACCCCGAGCTCGGCTGGTTCGCCCGGCAGTCCCTGCGGATGCTGGACGAGCTGCGGATCAAGCACGGCCGCCTGGACCGGCCGGTGCTCTGCAACGACGAGGGTGGCACCCTCCGCGTCGAGCTCAACCACGCCGACCAGAGCGTGCTCCCGCAGGGCTTCCGCAACGACTCGAACGACACCCGGATCCTCTCGGTGGCGCTCGGGCTGCTCGCCGAGGGCCGGGACGTCACGCTGGTCAGCAAGGACATGCCGCTGCGCGTCAAGGCCGCCTCGGTCGGGCTCACCGCCGACGAGTACCGGCACGGCCAGGCCAGCGACCCCACCTGGACCGGCATGTCGGACCTGGAGCTCGGCGAGGAACAGGTCAACGCGCTCTACTCCGGCGACGAGCTGGCGGTCGACGAGGCGGACACCCTGCCCTGCCACACCGGCCTGGTGATCCACTCGCCGCGCGGGTCGGCGCTGGGCCGGGTCACCCCGGAGAAGACGGTGAAGCTGGTCCGCGGCGACCGGGACGCGTTCGGTCTGCGCGGCCGCTCCGCCGAGCAGCGGATCGCCCTGGACATCCTGCTCGACGAGCAGATCGGGATCGTGTCGCTCGGCGGCAAGGCCGGCACCGGCAAGTCCGCGCTGGCGCTCTGTGCCGGCCTGGAGGCGACCATGGAGCGCAATCGCCACAAGAAGGTGATCGTGTTCCGCCCGCTCTACGCGGTCGGCGGTCAGGAGCTCGGCTACCTGCCCGGCAGCGAGTCGGAGAAGATGTCGCCCTGGGCGCAGGCGGTCTTCGACACGCTCGGCGCCGTGGTGCACGCGAACGTGGTCGACGAGGTGATGGCCCGCGGTCTGCTCGAGGTGCTGCCGCTGACCCACATCCGCGGCCGCAGCCTGCACGACGCGTTCGTGATCGTGGACGAGGCGCAGTCGCTGGAACGCAACGTGCTGCTCACCGTCCTCTCCCGGATCGGGCAGAACTCCCGGGTGATCCTGACGCACGACGTCGCGCAGCGGGACAACCTGCGGGTCGGCCGGCACGACGGGGTCACCGCGGTCATCGAGGCGCTGAAGGGGCATCCGATCTTCGCGCACGTGACCCTCACCCGTTCGGAGCGTTCCCCGATCGCCGAGGTGGTTACCGACCTGTTGGAGGACATTCCCCTGTGA